A section of the Canis lupus baileyi chromosome 5, mCanLup2.hap1, whole genome shotgun sequence genome encodes:
- the TAF9 gene encoding transcription initiation factor TFIID subunit 9 — MESGKMASPKSMPKDAQMMAQILKDMGITEYEPRVINQMLEFAFRYVTTILDDAKIYSSHAKKATVDADDVRLAIQCRADQSFTSPPPRDFLLDIARQRNQTPLPLIKPYSGPRLPPDRYCLTAPNYRLKSLQKKASTSAGRITVPRLSVGSVTSRPSTPTLGTPTPQTMSVSTKVGTPMSLTGQRFTVQMPTSQSPTVKASIPATSAVQNVLINPSLIGSKNILITTNMVSSQNTSNESSNALKRKREDDDDDDDDDDDDYDNL, encoded by the coding sequence ATGGAGTCTGGCAAGATGGCTTCTCCCAAGAGCATGCCGAAAGATGCACAGATGATGGCACAAATCCTGAAGGATATGGGGATTACAGAATATGAACCAAGAGTTATAAATCAGATGTTGGAGTTTGCGTTCCGATATGTGACCACAATCCTAGATGATGCAAAAATTTATTCAAGCCATGCTAAGAAGGCTACTGTTGATGCAGACGATGTGCGGCTTGCCATTCAGTGTCGTGCTGATCAGTCTTTTACCTCTCCTCCCCCAAGAGATTTTTTATTGGATATTGCAAGGCAAAGAAATCAAACTCCTTTGCCGTTAATCAAGCCATATTCAGGCCCCAGGCTGCCACCTGATAGATATTGCTTGACGGCTCCAAACTATAGACTTAAGTCTTTACAAAAAAAGGCATCAACTTCTGCGGGAAGAATAACAGTTCCACGGTTAAGTGTTGGTTCTGTTACTAGCCGACCAAGTACTCCCACTCTTGGTACACCAACCCCACAAACCATGTCAGTGTCAACTAAAGTAGGGACTCCCATGTCCCTCACAGGGCAGAGGTTTACAGTACAGATGCCCACATCACAGTCCCCAACTGTAAAAGCATCAATTCCTGCCACATCCGCAGTTCAGAATGTTCTGATTAATCCATCATTAATTGGGTCCAAAAACATTCTTATCACTACAAACATGGTGTCATCACAAAATACTTCCAATGAATCATCAAATGCATTGAAAAGAAAAcgagaagatgatgatgatgacgatgatgatgacgatgatgactATGATAATTTGTAA